In Candidatus Binatia bacterium, a genomic segment contains:
- the serA gene encoding phosphoglycerate dehydrogenase has protein sequence MSYRVLVSDKLAPEGLEILASRKDLELHDRPGLSAEELLEIIPEFDGLVIRSGTRVTAEVIAAATRLKVIGRAGIGVDNVDVPAATRRGIVVMNTPGGNNTTTAEHTISLLLSLARHIPQAYASLTNGKWERSKFTGIEVAGKTLGVIGLGNIGRIVADRGAGLSMKVIAYDPFVTPETMPLDAELVSLDDLYARADFVTVHVPMTNDTRGLIGTEAISKMKPGVRIINCARGGIVDESALAEGIRSGKVAGAALDVFVEEPPLGNPLLEMPEVIATPHLGASTGEAQVNVAIAIAEQVSHYLETGAITAAINMPALTSEQREVLGPYLELGERLGSLASQLAANEKGAGAGTPVKVGIEYRGDAADLGTKTLTAAILRGLLRPILGDDLNYVSAPAVARERGIDVEEIHSSKRSDFRNRVSVKVEFAGGSRHDVAGAVFASRFGRIVKINDFYLEAVPEGIILMLQNRDVPGVVGKVGTLLGVNGVNIARLELASDGDSEMAVSLFHVDDEVPEEVLEQLRGAAEIVSAGVIRF, from the coding sequence ATGTCATATCGCGTTCTAGTTTCGGACAAATTAGCCCCCGAAGGGCTCGAAATCCTGGCATCCCGGAAGGATCTGGAACTGCATGATCGGCCCGGTCTGTCAGCCGAAGAACTGCTGGAGATCATTCCGGAATTTGATGGGCTGGTGATTCGCAGCGGTACCCGCGTGACCGCCGAGGTGATCGCGGCCGCGACCCGTCTCAAGGTCATCGGTCGAGCGGGAATTGGCGTCGACAATGTGGACGTACCGGCGGCCACCCGTCGCGGCATCGTGGTCATGAATACCCCCGGTGGCAACAATACGACGACAGCCGAACATACGATTTCTCTGCTGCTCTCGCTCGCGCGACATATCCCGCAGGCCTACGCTTCGCTGACCAACGGCAAATGGGAGCGCTCCAAGTTCACCGGGATCGAAGTTGCGGGCAAGACGCTGGGCGTGATCGGTCTGGGGAATATCGGTCGGATCGTTGCCGATCGCGGTGCAGGGCTGTCGATGAAAGTGATTGCCTACGATCCCTTCGTGACGCCTGAGACCATGCCGCTGGATGCCGAATTGGTCTCCCTCGATGATCTCTACGCACGTGCGGATTTCGTCACGGTGCACGTGCCGATGACCAACGACACGCGAGGCCTTATCGGGACCGAGGCTATCTCCAAAATGAAACCCGGCGTGCGCATCATTAATTGCGCTCGCGGTGGGATCGTGGACGAGAGCGCTCTGGCCGAAGGAATCCGTTCCGGCAAAGTTGCTGGCGCGGCGCTGGATGTCTTTGTCGAGGAGCCACCGCTGGGGAATCCGTTGTTGGAAATGCCCGAGGTGATCGCGACCCCGCATCTCGGTGCCTCCACGGGCGAGGCGCAGGTGAACGTGGCCATCGCGATCGCCGAGCAGGTATCGCACTATCTCGAGACAGGTGCGATTACCGCGGCCATCAATATGCCGGCCCTCACCTCCGAGCAACGCGAGGTTCTGGGTCCGTACCTCGAGCTGGGAGAACGACTCGGCTCGTTGGCCTCGCAGCTCGCCGCGAACGAGAAGGGTGCCGGTGCCGGGACTCCGGTGAAGGTCGGCATCGAGTATCGTGGCGACGCCGCTGACCTCGGGACCAAGACTTTGACGGCCGCCATTCTGCGTGGACTTCTGCGGCCGATTCTCGGAGACGATTTGAACTACGTCAGCGCGCCGGCCGTGGCCCGCGAGCGAGGCATCGATGTTGAGGAAATTCATTCCTCGAAACGAAGTGATTTCCGTAATCGAGTTTCCGTCAAAGTCGAGTTCGCCGGTGGTTCCCGCCACGATGTCGCCGGGGCCGTCTTTGCCAGCCGGTTCGGTCGAATTGTGAAAATCAATGATTTCTATCTGGAAGCTGTACCCGAGGGGATCATCCTGATGTTGCAGAACCGGGATGTTCCCGGAGTCGTCGGGAAAGTGGGCACTCTCTTGGGGGTCAATGGCGTGAATATTGCGCGCCTCGAGCTCGCTAGCGACGGGGATAGCGAGATGGCCGTTTCCCTTTTTCACGTCGACGACGAGGTTCCCGAAGAAGTCCTGGAACAGCTCCGCGGTGCTGCGGAAATCGTATCCGCTGGCGTGATTCGTTTCTGA
- a CDS encoding adenylosuccinate synthase — protein MSSLVIVGTQWGDEGKGKVVDRFASHADVCVRFQGGNNAGHTLVVGKEKTVVHLIPAGVLHGQTVCVLGPGVVIDPKVLVGEIDGLQARGYLSETAQLRIDERAHVILPVHRALDAAREKGAGAGAIGTTGRGIGPCYEDKAARRGVRMVDLIQPEFFRERVAGILAERNLLLESYGAEPQSVDAICDEYAAYAERLAPHITDTVSYVAAESQANRRILFEGAQAAMLDIDHGTYPFVTSSNTLSGAVGTGGGIAPRHLGRVLGIAKAYTTRVGAGAFPTELTDETGERLREAGGEFGATTGRPRRCGWFDAVVVRQAARLSGLSGIALTKLDVLSGLGKLKICVGYDCKGTRFDRMPASVQGLAEARPIYEEIDGWTGDLSGARAVEDLPREARLYIKRIEELTATPVTLISVGAERDETILLRDPFPV, from the coding sequence ATGTCGAGCCTGGTGATTGTTGGCACCCAATGGGGTGATGAGGGAAAAGGGAAGGTCGTTGACCGCTTTGCCTCCCATGCAGATGTCTGTGTCCGATTTCAGGGCGGCAATAATGCTGGCCATACTCTGGTTGTCGGCAAGGAAAAAACGGTCGTTCATCTGATTCCGGCTGGAGTTCTTCATGGGCAAACAGTCTGCGTGCTCGGGCCTGGCGTCGTCATTGACCCCAAAGTTCTGGTTGGCGAGATCGATGGCTTGCAGGCCAGAGGCTACCTGAGCGAAACAGCTCAGCTCCGGATCGACGAGCGGGCGCATGTCATTCTCCCTGTCCATCGCGCGCTTGATGCGGCGCGAGAAAAAGGCGCCGGCGCCGGCGCGATCGGCACCACGGGCCGCGGCATTGGCCCGTGTTACGAGGACAAGGCCGCCCGCCGCGGTGTGCGTATGGTGGATTTGATCCAGCCCGAGTTCTTCCGCGAAAGAGTCGCCGGGATTCTGGCCGAACGGAATCTGCTGCTCGAGTCCTATGGTGCAGAACCGCAGTCGGTCGATGCGATCTGTGACGAGTATGCTGCCTACGCCGAGAGACTGGCTCCGCATATTACGGATACCGTGTCCTATGTCGCTGCCGAAAGTCAGGCCAATCGTCGCATCCTCTTTGAGGGGGCTCAGGCCGCCATGCTCGATATCGACCACGGGACGTATCCTTTTGTGACGTCCTCGAATACGCTCTCGGGAGCCGTAGGTACGGGTGGCGGCATCGCGCCGCGCCACCTCGGACGTGTTCTCGGAATCGCAAAAGCCTATACGACCCGCGTCGGGGCAGGGGCTTTCCCCACCGAACTCACCGACGAAACCGGGGAGCGCCTTCGCGAAGCAGGTGGCGAATTTGGCGCCACCACGGGGCGACCTCGTCGCTGTGGCTGGTTCGATGCGGTTGTCGTGCGTCAGGCCGCCCGGCTCTCCGGTCTTTCGGGTATCGCGCTGACCAAACTGGACGTTCTATCGGGATTAGGAAAATTGAAGATCTGCGTCGGCTACGATTGTAAGGGGACTCGCTTCGATCGAATGCCGGCCAGCGTGCAGGGACTGGCCGAGGCTCGTCCGATCTACGAAGAGATCGACGGCTGGACGGGTGATTTGTCGGGGGCCCGTGCGGTCGAGGACCTGCCCCGCGAGGCACGCTTGTATATCAAGCGCATCGAGGAGCTCACTGCGACGCCAGTGACCTTGATCTCGGTTGGTGCGGAACGAGACGAGACAATTTTATTGCGGGACCCCTTCCCGGTTTGA
- a CDS encoding ABC transporter ATP-binding protein has translation MTMAAAVVTEELRRTYDGREAVRGISLTIPEGEIFGLLGPNGAGKTTTLSMISTRIRPTSGDAWVCGKHVVKEVHRARRFLNVAPQEEAHYPTLTAEENLQFFARLYGVPTAKRGALVEKALAVVELQGRRHDRVGTFSGGMRRRLNLGCALVSGPRVVLLDEPTVGVDPQSRAHIFDAVRRLREEGLTILYTTHYLAEAEELCDRIGVIDEGKIVALGTIPELLAGSRTREVVELRFPMGMTSLPIVENHPEVEKVEFHGPLVRIYARHAQPLLATVCAPGALAEELVQIKVTPVSLETIFMEITGKELRD, from the coding sequence ATGACTATGGCCGCCGCTGTCGTCACAGAGGAATTGCGTCGCACCTACGACGGGCGCGAGGCCGTTCGGGGTATCTCCCTGACGATCCCCGAGGGGGAAATTTTTGGCCTTCTGGGTCCGAATGGAGCCGGAAAAACCACCACCCTTTCGATGATTTCGACCCGCATCCGGCCCACTTCCGGGGACGCATGGGTGTGCGGGAAGCACGTCGTAAAAGAGGTGCACCGCGCCCGCCGTTTTTTGAACGTAGCCCCTCAGGAAGAGGCTCATTATCCCACGTTGACGGCGGAAGAGAACCTGCAGTTTTTTGCTCGGCTCTATGGCGTCCCGACAGCCAAGCGTGGGGCCCTGGTTGAGAAAGCGCTCGCGGTTGTCGAATTGCAGGGGCGCCGGCATGACCGCGTGGGCACGTTTTCGGGAGGGATGCGTCGCCGGCTGAATCTGGGTTGCGCGCTTGTCAGTGGGCCTCGTGTGGTTCTTTTGGACGAGCCAACTGTGGGCGTGGACCCTCAGTCGCGCGCTCATATTTTCGATGCTGTCCGCCGCTTGCGTGAGGAGGGACTCACGATCCTCTACACAACGCATTATCTCGCCGAGGCGGAGGAGCTTTGTGACCGCATTGGTGTGATTGACGAGGGGAAGATTGTCGCTCTGGGTACGATTCCCGAGCTTTTGGCCGGCTCACGGACGCGCGAGGTCGTCGAGCTCCGTTTTCCGATGGGGATGACGTCACTTCCGATTGTCGAGAATCATCCCGAGGTCGAGAAGGTCGAATTTCACGGTCCTCTGGTGCGTATTTATGCTCGTCATGCGCAGCCGCTTCTTGCAACGGTCTGCGCTCCGGGCGCGCTGGCGGAAGAGCTTGTGCAGATCAAGGTCACACCTGTCTCTCTGGAAACCATTTTCATGGAAATTACCGGCAAGGAGCTGCGCGATTGA
- a CDS encoding ABC transporter substrate-binding protein: protein MIVRVTEILRKIKLVCLFACLTVSPVSAAETYLVEGPMRHTQEILQSSNTIVTGPGDRDAKLIKLKVLLRDFLDTDALGRRSMGKHLEGVSPEQEARFLSLFRDLFVRTYVQRLLLFDVPEFAYGDERIVGDTAEVETEIVTDRDRFGVDYDLRKTKDGWAATDIRIEDVSLGANFRSQFDRALSKDSLDGLLDRLDRKLHGKKPPAPSQ from the coding sequence TTGATAGTTCGAGTCACGGAAATATTGCGCAAGATCAAGTTGGTTTGTTTGTTCGCATGCTTGACGGTTTCCCCGGTTTCGGCGGCCGAGACCTATTTGGTCGAAGGGCCAATGCGGCATACTCAGGAAATCTTGCAGAGTTCCAATACCATCGTCACCGGTCCCGGAGATCGCGATGCGAAATTGATCAAGCTGAAGGTTCTGCTGCGGGACTTTCTCGATACCGATGCGCTGGGCCGGAGATCGATGGGCAAGCACCTGGAAGGGGTGAGTCCCGAGCAGGAAGCCCGATTTCTTTCGCTATTTCGGGATCTTTTTGTTCGGACCTACGTCCAACGGCTGCTTCTTTTTGATGTGCCTGAATTTGCTTACGGCGACGAGCGAATCGTCGGCGATACCGCGGAAGTCGAAACAGAGATCGTCACCGACCGCGATCGCTTCGGCGTGGACTACGATCTGCGCAAAACAAAAGACGGCTGGGCCGCCACGGATATCCGGATCGAAGACGTCAGCCTCGGCGCAAACTTCCGATCCCAATTTGATCGCGCGCTCTCCAAGGATTCTCTCGACGGATTACTCGACCGTCTCGATCGTAAACTTCACGGAAAGAAGCCTCCCGCGCCCAGCCAATGA